GTTCGTGAACTTTTGGGAAGTGCCTAATCTGTTGCTGCAAAAGTTTCCCGCTGAAGAGTTTACGGCTACTACCAAGCTGACGTTTACCGCCAAGCAGGATGGAGAGCAAGCCGGAATGATAGTAATGGGATGGGATTATAGTTATTTGTCTGTCCGTAAAGCCGGCGACAAGTTTATCCTGCAACAAGTCGTATGCAAAGATGCGGAACAACAGCACCCCGAACAAGTGAAGGAACTGGCGAGTTTTCCGGTGGAATATCTGAAAATGCCGGGAGTGGCTGATAATGAGTGGAAGACCGTTTACTTACGGGTAAAGGTTGCCAAGGGAGCCGTTTGCACCTTTGCCTATAGTCTCGATGGAAAGAAGTATACAGCAGCGGGAGAACCTTTTACTGCCCGGCAGGGAAAGTGGATAGGAGCGAAAGTCGGTTTATTCTGCGTCACTCCTAATGACGGAAATCGCGGATGGGCGGATGTAGACTGGTTCCGGGTAACTAAATGATAAGAAAGAATAAGTGAGAATAAAAAATAAGAAACTAACACGAAGATATAGAACGAAAAAATGAAGAAGATTGTAGCAGGGTTGGTTGTAGTACTAGGCTTTTGTGCATGTGCCCATCGGACTTCCGGTACGTTGGATGTGAATAAAGCTCTGGATTATTGCGCGGAACAGACCCAACGTTCACTGGTAGAACTGAAAGGAGACTCGGGTATAGACTATACAATGATGCCACGTAATGTCATGGCAGACGAACATCATTGGAACTGTCGGAAAGCAACGAAGGAAGAATGGTGTGCCGGTTTCTGGCCGGGAGTGTTGTGGTATGATTATGAGTATACACAAGACAAGCATATACTGGAAGAAGCCGAAAAGTTTACGGCATCCTTAGAGTTCCTTTCCCGCATTCCGGCTTATGATCATGATCTGGGCTTTTTGGTTTTTTGCAGCTACGGCAACGGATATCGCCTGACCAAGAATCCCGCTTACAAACAAGTGATTCTGGACACAGCCGATTCATTGGCTACTTTGTTTAATCCGGTAGTCGGCACGATGCTGTCCTGGCCGCGGGAAGTAGAACCCCGCAACTGGCCCCACAATACCATCATGGACAATATGATCAATCTTGAGATGCTTTTCTGGGCAGCAAAGAACGGGGGGAATCCTTACTTATACGACATCGCTGTATCTCATGCCGACAAGACTATGAAGTGTCAGTTCCGTCCGGACTATACCTCATATCATGTAGCAGTATATGATACTATTACAGGTAACCTGATTAAAGGAGTGACTCATCAAGGATATGCGGACAGCACAATGTGGGCACGTGGACAAGCATGGGCTATTTATGGCTACACCGTAGTCTATCGTGAAACGAAAGATCCCAAATACCTTGACTTTGTGCAGAAAGTAGCTGATGTCTATCTGGAACGCTTGCCCGAAGACAAAGTACCTTATTGGGATTTCAGTGCTCCAGGCATACCCGATGTTCCGCGTGATGCTTCGGCGGCTGCCGTAGTTGCTTCCGCACTGCTCGAACTGTCTGCCTATCTCCCCAATGGGAAGGGCAAACACTACAAGGATGCCGCTATCGAAATGCTGACAAGCCTGAGTTCCGACAATTATCAGAGCGGTAAAAGTAATCCGGCTTTCCTGCTTCATAGCACAGGCCATTGGCCGGCTCATTCGGAGATAGACGCTTCTATTATCTATGCAGACTATTATTATATAGAGGCATTGCTTCGTCTGAAACGCCTGCAGGAGGGAGAAGGAGTATTGGGATAGAAATAAAAAGGGGGATGTGTCAGACTTCCCTTTTAACGAAATCATCCTCGCCACAGATAGCTGTAGCGAGGATGATTTTACTGGTTAGGATTTAGGTTGTTATTTCTTTACCTTGATGATGTCATAATTCAGATCGCTGACAGCTTCCTGCAGGCTATCGTTTACCAAACGCAGGGTAGTGTCATTTACAATCACAAAATACATTGGAGCCTCACCATCATTCGGAGTTAACTTAACAGCTTTGGTAGGTTTTTTGTTCACTACTTTTTGGATAGTCTGTTGTTTTCCTTTAGAAGAGAAGGTTTTATTCTTACCCTGACCTTCTGCATCGAGGTAAGTCATATCCAGTGTATACGTGGTATCTACACCGTCAGTTGCAGCGTTCAGGGTCAATACGTAGTCGATACCCGGACCGTCGGCAGCAGGGAGTGTACCTTCATAAACTTCGGTCACTTCTGTGATCGGAGCCATTTCTATAGAAAGACTGTCTGCTTCTGCCTCTGCGGCTTTGTTGGCTTTTGACTGGCAAGATGCCAAAGCAGCTACGACTGCTGCTAACATAATTACTTTTTTCATCGTTAAGTGCTTTAAGTTAATATAAATATAGTGAGCTTACTGCTCGGGTTATTTTTTCTTTATTCTTCTTCGTCCCGTTTGATGACCAGCAGTTTGTCTACCCGTCCGCGGTCCATATCTACTACTTCGAATTGCAGGTTCTTGTAGGTGAAGATATCTCCGGCTTTCGGGATACCGCCCAGCAGGAACATTGCCAATCCTCCGAGGGTCGTGAAGTCTTCGTCCTCCAGGTCTTCATAAGATAGGATTCCCATCTCTTCCATAAAGTCCTTGATGTTCATCGAAGCCTCCACCAGCATCGAACCATCCTGTCTTCTGACGATATCTTCCTCTTCCGTATCGTCCTCTTCAAGGATGTCTCCGAAGATGCTTTCGGTAAGGTCGTGCAGGGTAATGATACCTTCTGTACTACCATACTCGTTAACAACAACTCCGAACTTGTTTTTGTTCTTCTTGAACAGCTCTAAAATTTTATTTGCATATAAACTTTCGGGGATAAACAGAGCCGGACGGGCTATTTCGCGCAGATTGAACTCTTTTTTATTGCCTACCATCAGAATAATATCCTTTACGGATACCACACCGATAATCTCGTCTTTCCGCTCGTCCACCAACAGATATTTGCTGTAGTGCTCTTCTTCGATTGTCTTCATCACCTTGTCTTTCGTATCGTCGGGATGGAAGATGACAAGGTCTCTGCGGTGCGTCATCAGTTCATTGGCACGTTTGTCCGAGAAGCGGAACACATCACGCAGCATTTCCGTCTCTTCCTTGTCGATCACTCCCTGTTCGGAGCTTTGGTGGAGAATCATTTTGATCTCTTCCTGTGTCATCGGGCGTTCTTCGTTCTTTACGCCGATGATTCTGTTCAGCAGGCGGGTGGAGATACTGAGAAACCAGACGAACGGATAGGATACTTTCGTCAATAAAATCATAATCGGGCTGAACAAGGTTGCGTACCGTTCCGGATTGCTGAGGGCAATGGACTTGGGAACCAGCTCTCCGATGATAAGAGAGAGATAGGTGATGATTACCACAGTGGTGATCATGGCCAGATTACGTGCATAGGCTTCCGCTCCCGGTATGAGGGAGAAGAGCGGAACAAGGTCGTCTGCGATAGCGACACCACCATAGGCACCGGATACGATACCGATCAGGGTAATACCGATTTGAATGGTGGACAAGAACTTTTCGGGTTCTTCCAGTTGTTTCAGTACTCCACGTGCAGATTTGTTGCCTTTTCCGGCGAGAGTTTCGAGACGTGCTTTGCTGGATGATACCAGCGCAATTTCGTACATGGCAAAGATGCCATTCAGTACAAGTAAGAGAAGTATGATAAGAAATTCCATAAATGGATTTAAATGATTATTGCCGTGAAATTAAATGAAATCACGACATCATGCAAATATGTGCTGTATATTAATGATTTTTTAATAAACAATTGGTGCGGAATGGTGATGTATTCTTTGAAATGAGGGGGCTTAAGAACAAAAGAACATATTCCGAGGTTGCAAAGTAAATGCTCTCGGAATATGTTCTTTTGTAATTTCTGATCTTGAGTCTTTTTTATTGTTTGTATTTATCAGCCAGTTCTTTAGCACGGGCTACACGTTTGGCAGTGTCGGGGTGTGAAGAAAACATTCTCTGCATGTAGGAAGATGCGGGAGCCCCATTGGACAATTCGAGAAGCTTATTCAGTGATTTGTACATACCATAAGGGTCGATGTTGTTTTTTACGCAGAACTCTACGCCGTAGGCATCTGCTTCGTACTCTTGTTTCTGTGAGTATTGTGCGCCGGCAAGTGCTTCTGCCATTGCTCCCAGTTCAGAGTCAGTCAGTTTGGCGACCTGGCTGCTGGCTGCTCCTGCCGCATTCTTTACAGCCGAACGGAAATATGCATTCTTCATTGCGTCTTTAGAGTCGGTATGGATGACATGACCGATCTCATGACCGATTACTGCCATTACTTCTTCGTCAGTCATGACGTCCATCAGTCCGGCACAGATACGCACGCTGCCGTCACCACAGGCGAAAGCGTTAACGTCCACTACTTCATATACGCCAAAGTTAACTTTCATACCATCTACTTCTTTGATGTTTCCGGTCAGTCTTTCCAGGCGTTTTCCGTATTCGCTGTCCGGTTTGGTCAGTGGGTTATGCTTGTCCATCCATTCCATATACTCCTTGCTCATAGCAGCAATGTCGGCGTCAGATAGAGAGATTGCTTGTGCGGCATCTTTTCCTGCTTGAATAGCTTTGCCTAAATTGAATTTCTTGAATTGTGCTGAAGCGTTAAAACAACTCATGCCCAAAAATAACAGGGCTACTAATGCAATTTGTTTTTTCATCATAGTGAATTTTTAGTTTGTTATTATATAATATAGTGTTAGTATTCAAACGTGATTCCCAAAGTCGGCAGCAGTGTACCGCTTTCTTGCTTGAGCGACTTCATGACATACCGTTGTTCGGCTATCGGTGCGTCCGGATTCTTGATTACTCCGGTGCTCATTAATACATCTGCCTGTTTCAGCTTGCTGCCCGCGATATTCTGCAGATCGATGTAGAAACCCAGCATACAGCGCTTCAGATAGAATGTTTTGTCTATGCGGATATCTACCTGAGTGAAGGCCGGGAGTCGTTCTTCATTGTATCGGGTATAGTCGTAATACGGTTTTCCCTGTGCATTCCAGGCTGTTACCAGAGATGACTTGTCGGCATCATAAGGAGTATAGGGGGCACCGCCTATACAGCTGACTTTCATTCCGACGCTCCAGTGCCGGGGGAGATTGTAAGTTCCCCGCAAGTTGAAAATAAAGCGGTTGTCCCATGCGGAAGCGATGTACTCGCTTTCCTTATCAGTACGATATTCGCTTTTAAAGAGCGTGAAAGATGAGGCGAGATTCAGTTTCTTGGCGACCAGCCATTTAAGGAGAAGCTCTGCTCCGTAAGACCGTCCCTGTGCGGTGGAAGTAAGCAGCTCATTGCCAATCACTCCGTAATCGTTTCCTTTGCAGGTCAACGGAATGCCGTCGGCTACGGAAAGAGGAATTTTGTCATAATCTTTATAGAATCCTTCGACGGATACTTCGAAGGTATCGCCCTTTCTCCAGTTCAGTCCTACGCTACCCTGGCTGACTTGCATATAGCGGAGCGCATACTTGTTGGCATAGAGTCCGTTATTGTTTTTAAAGCCGAGAGCGGTGTAGGGAGGCAGTTGATAATAGAGTCCTGCGTTTCCGCTCAGCGACCAGTGCTCCGTCAGTTGATAGGAGAGTGACAGGCGGGGAGAGAGCTGGTCGGACAGGTCTTTCATGGCTGCCGAGTAGTTGTTGGCATCGGCACGCAGTCCCAGAGAAGCCGTAAAACGCTCGTCTATGGAGGTGTAATTGACTGTTCCGAAAAGTCCCCAACGCATGATGCCCAGATAGGTATGGTAGTCGAACGTCTGCGCACGGTCGGTGTATACCTTCTGAAAGGTGGTGTTGCTATACTGGCTATAGTCCAGACTGGTTCCGACTGTGACTTTCCAGTTGCGGAAAGACGAACTGTTCTCAAGACGGAGCTGAGTATTTTGTTCCGTAGAACGGAGGCGGAGCATCAGATGCTCCGGATCGCTTTCGTCGTTCTGCTGATATTTGGTGTTCCGGTTGTTCAGATAACTGTGACTGGCAACGACTGACTGCACGTGTGCCCCCGCATAGTGCCGGTATACGGCACCTAGAGTGAACGTCTCCTGCTGAATCTTAGGCAGGTAACTGAGGATGTATTCGTTGTCTTCATCGTCGGCTTTGGTGTTTAGCTTCATCTTATCAATACCGCCCAGCCCTAGTACAGTCAATTCATTCCGGGCGTCAAACCTTGTTTTCAGCTTGAATTGCGCATCCGTAAAAGTCGGCAGAAAGGGCAGCCCGAGCATATCAAACAAGAATTGCAGGTAGGACTGACGGACGGAAACCAGATAGGAAGTCTTTTTGCCCAAATGTCCGTTGGAGGCAAGGGAGACTTCGGAAGCTCCGAGAGTAGCTTTCAGGGAATTGCGTTCCATGTCCCCGTCGCGCAATTTGAAGTCGAGCACGGAACTGAGCGCATTTCCTTTGTCTGTCGGGAAGGCTCCGGTATAGAAGTTCACTTCCCGTATCAGGTCGGCATTAAGGATACCTACCGGACCGCCCGATGCTCCCTGTGTGCTGAAATGGTTGATATTAGGGATCTCTACTCCGTCCAGGTAAAAGCGGTTTTCGGAAGGCGATCCGCCGCGTACGATCAGGTCGTTACGGTATCCTATCGGTGAGAAGGCAACTCCCGGATAAGACTGTACGATGCATGAGATGTCCCGGTTGGCTCCCGGACTTTTTTCTATTTCCTGCAGTCCGATGATGCGCAGGCTGACCGGACTTTCAATGTCCCGGCGGAAAGGGGAGGCGGTGACGGTCACTCCTTCCAGTTCCGTCTGATTCTCTTCCATCTCTATTTGTATATGTAGGTCTCTGGTCGAAAGTATGTATTCGGGGGTAGTGACAGTTTTGTATCCGATAGCGGACGCTTGCAGGCGATAGATGCCGGGCGGTACTTGCCCGATCGAGAACTTACCTTCGGCATTCGTCACTCCGCCTTTATTGAGTCCGACAATCATTACATTGATAAATTCCAATGGCTGACGGCTGGATTTATCAATGACTGTTCCCTTCACTTGGTGGACAGGCTGTGCCAGAAGGAAGGATATGGTTATGTTGCAAAACAGCAGAAGCGACAGTAGTCTTTTCATGTTATTTGTAGTTTAGCGACTGCAAAGTTAATGGAAAATAGTTTCACATTTCAATTTTATGTTCTATTTTTGTGGGAATAATAAAATCTGGTTAAGTATGAAAACCGTAAAATTGATTACCTGTAATGACGCGATGAAGGCGCATATCCTTCAAGGGGCGCTGGAGAATGAGGGCATTGAATCTATTCTGCATAATGAGAACTTTTCTACTTTGTATAAAAGTTGCGTGAGCAGTATTGCGGGAGTGGATATCCTGGTAGCGGATGAAGATTATGAGAAAGCCGTTCAGGTGCTGAGGCAGAACCAAAGCTGGCCCGAAGAACTGACGCTCTGTCCTTATTGCGGTTCGTCCGATATTAAATTCGTATTGAGAAAAGGACACAAACTGCGTGCTGTTGGCGCAGCTGTACTTTCCATGCTGGCAGCGGCGCCTCCGGGGGACAATCATTGGGAATATACTTGCCAGCAGTGTCATCAGACTTTTGAGACACCTGTTGCCGAATTTCAACCTTCGGGAGAAGACGAAGAATGATTGGATCTAAACATATTATAAACACAATGAAAAAGAAAAAACTTCTATTAATCGCTCTTTTGTTAGTTGGGGCAGCGTCTTCTTTTGCTGCCAAAGTAGATACGTTATTAGTGAAAAGTCCTTCCATGAACAAGGACATCAAGGTAGTAGTAGTCACTCCGGATGCGGCATTGGGAAAGAAAGCTACGGCGTGTCCTACTGTTTATCTCTTGCATGGTTTTGGCGGACATGCCAAGACGTGGATTGAGATTAAACCCAATCTGCCTCAGATCGCGGATGAGAAAGGAATCATATTTGTTTGCCCGGACGGAAGTACCAGCTGGTATTGGGACAGTCCGAAAGACCCGTCTTTCCGATATGAAACTTTTGTCTCATCGGAACTGGTGAAGTATATCGACGGACATTACAAGACAATCACCGACCGCAAGGGGCGTGCCATTACCGGTCTGAGTATGGGCGGACATGGTGGTCTGTGGACTGCTATCCGTCATAAAGATACCTTTGGCGCTTGTGGAAGTACAAGTGGAGGTGTAGACATTCGTCCGTTCCCGAAGAATTGGGACATGGCAAAACGCCTGGGGGATTATGAATCTAACAAGGAAATATGGGATACGCATACTGTAATCAATCAGATTGATAAGATTCAGAACGGGGATTTGGCAATTATCTTTGATTGTGGCGAGGCTGACTTCTTCATTCAGGTGAATAAGGATTTGCACAACCGCTTATTGGAAAAGAAGATCGATCATGATTTTATCACCCGTCCCGGAGGACATACCGGAGAATACTGGAATAACGCTATCGATTACCAGATTTTGTTCTTTGATAAATTCTTCAAGAAATAAAACCGGAAAAGCTTGACTTTTGCATCCGGATGTCGTATCTTTGGAGACATAATCATATAGTAGATTGAAATTAAACTACGATAGAAGGAGGAAGTGAAAACTTTCTCCTTTTTTTGTGTACTACTTGGTGAGGAACTGTTCAGATCGGTGCTGGGAGTGGTTCAGCTTGGTGCTTATTGAAATTTAGAAGGGATGTCGGGAAGAATTAGAAGGTATGTTAAGGCAAATTACATACTATGTTAAGTGTAATCAGATGCTTTGTTAGGTGAAAACGGAGGCTTTGTTTCGATAAACAGACTTTTATGTAGCGGAAAAGGTCAGTCGGAGTTAAGAATCTATAAATCTGCTCTTGACAAGAATCGGGTTATTCAATCGTAATTGAGATCGTGCGATTCAGATAAGATATACTTTTGCCATTACCATATTTAGTGCTGACCTTTAGACTGACAGGTTTCTTGTTTTTATCAAAGCTATAAGTATATTCGGTTCTTTCGGTGTATGTGTCACTGGTTTTCTCCGGATAAGAGGCGGTAGTAAGGTGTTGTGTCGGTTTGCCAAGCATGCCGGCAAACAAGGCTTCACGATGGAAGGAAAGGGGATAAGTATCCGCCACCAGCATACAGGGAAGACGATAATAATTGATATCTTCTCCCGCTTCATAATTAGTCTGAAGCTTTCCGTAACCGGTGGATGATTCATAGGGCAGTGAAGGAGAGATGGTGGAAATTAAATCGCCCTTGTCATACTGTAGAGAAAGAGTGTGCGCGACAACTGCATCGCTGCTTCCTTCCCGGGGCATAATCTTTTCATTCACTTGTGTCAGATAGCCGTCCGTATATAAAAAGGTATATTGTCTCTTCTGGTCGAGAGAAGCATATTCGCATTGCGTGGCGTATCCTTCTTCGTTTAGGGTGTATTTACGCTCAGTCCCTATTTCGTCTGTGAAAGTAACACTGCTTCTGTTGTTTCCGTATTGGATGGTAAGCGAATGGCTGATGATCTCTGTCAAGTCCGCTATCGAAACTTCTTGCGTGTAGGTATAACCGGTCAGCCAGGCATCTTCGTAGCGAAACTCTTCTTCTTTAGTAACGTCAGATACTCCGATTCCATCGGACTTGCAAAATTCGGAGAACAGCATCTTGCTTATTTCCGGGTCAGGAACTTCTGTGCCTACTTTTTCTTCATCATCCGAACAACCGAACATTACTATCGCACACAACAGAAGTGCTATCTTTTTCATACTTGTTTATTTAATCCGTAACCCTCCGGCAAATCTTCTGCTGGCAGGACTGCTGACACTTTTTTCTATCTTAATACTCTTGGTACTTCGAGTTTCTTCTTCTTTGTCTTCGTCTTTCGGCGGATAGGTTCCCTCCAATGTCTGGATGGCTATGCTTAGCATTCTTTCTTTAGGATTGCCGAAAGGGAGGAACTGGCTGTAATCAGTAGTCCCGTTAATAGACGTTTCGCTTATTTTGAATTTATCGCTGGGAACAAGCACGAATGCGTCTTCGCCTGCATCATGGTCGGAGTTGTAAACGGTGCATACCACCGGATTGACAGACCAGCGGTAGGTTTCATTGATGAATTGCTCTGTAGCTACTGTTTGTCCCTTGCTTGCGCTACCCATGACAATAATGTTAGGAGCCTGCTCCTCTTTGTATAGGCTGGTCAGTAGCATTTCTGCTGCTCCGGCTGTTGTTCCGCTGGTGATTGCTACCAAAGTGTTTTGATTCAGATTGACACCGGTCTTCAGCACCTCCTGATCGAAATTGATGGTCGCGTCTTTGTCCAAGTTCTTGTCGTTATATTCCAGATAAGCCATCGGAGTGCCCATTCTTGCATTTGGCACAAGGATGGTGGCAAGTAACTGAACACAGTCCAGCGATCCTCCTTCGTTATAGCGAAGGTCAAGGATAGTGGCTTGTACGTTGGCTTCCTGAAATATCGTTGAGACTTTACGTAATTCATTATTATACTTCTCCGGATCGTTATTGGTTCCGGCGGTGAAGCTGTTGTACATCAGATAGCCGACTTTAGCACCATTGTCTAAAGTCAGAATTTTGTATTTATGTACCGGTTGGTCTTCTATAGACTGGGCGGCTCCCAAATCCAGCGTGACACCGTTCGGCACTACTTTATACACCATAACCGGTTCTTCCGGTACTTCTTCCCCTTCTTCGGGCTCTTCCTCGACTTCTTTCCATACCCCCATCGAAAGTTCTCTTGCTATTGTACCTTGCAGTAGTTGCGTTTCATACTTCTTGCTGATATAGGAAGTGTCTACTTTCATAATCCAGTCACCGCGTTGGAGTCCGGCTTTTTCGGCGGGTGATTCGGGGATAACATAAGTAATCAAGGCATTGTATGCCGTATCGTTATCCTGACTCTTGACGAGCGAGTAGTCGAATCCATAGGTTGGCAACGGAGCTTCCAGGACAGAATCTACAAAAGAGTAGCTGTCTTTGTCCCATTTTGCTTTGGATAAGAAGGTGGCAGGGTCCTGAAACAGGTTTACTTCATCGTAGCCAGGCATATATTGATACCACAGATAATTCTGTTGCATGATATCATACATCCATGTATCCAGTTCAGTCAGGTGGGCATATTCCGGCCAGCGGTCCACACCACACGAAAAGAAGCTGCTGACAGATACGACGATCAGGGCAGGTATAAGTAGTATTTTGCGTAAATTCGTCATCTTAAAAAGCTTTTCAGTGTGCAAATGTAGGAAATACTTTGCTTATCTACCACATTTATGGTATAAAAATGCCTTCAATATGTGATAGGTTGTTAGCAAATCCCGCCTTATCTTTGCAACATCGAAAATGATCAATAGGTATTCATATAAATAGAGAGAGAATAATTAGAATCCAAAGAGAGTGATATAGAGTAAATGATTTTTGGATGGACCGTAACCTGACTTTGATAAAGATTTAATGAAACAGATTTGCTGATGTGCTAATTTGTCGGTGATTAATACATTGGCATCTTAGCACAACTTTTGTTGTTTAACGAATAATTATGATGATGAATATAGCTGCATTATTGTCCGGAGGTGTCGATAGCTCTGTTGTCGTTCACCTTCTTTGTGAGCAAGGATACAAACCGACTCTTTTCTATATCAAAATAGGTATGGACGGGGCGGAGTATATGGATTGTTCAGCCGAAGAAGATATTGAAATGTCCACTGCCATTGCCCGTAAGTATGGTTTGTCCTTGGAAGTCGTGGATTTGCATAAGGAGTATTGGGAGAATGTGGCCGCCTACGCGATTGATAAAATAAAGAAAGGACTGACACCGAATCCGGATGTGATGTGTAACAAACTCATAAAGTTTGGCTGTTTCGAACAGCAGGTCGGAAAGAATTTCGATTTTACGGCGACAGGGCATTACGCCACTACCATCCGGCAGGACGGCAAGACGTGGCTTGGAACAGCCAAAGACCCTGTTAAAGACCAGACGGATTTCCTGGCCCAGATAGACTACCTGCAAGTTTCCAAACTGATGTTTCCTATCGGCGGACTGATGAAGCAGGAAGTACGCGAAATCGCAAGCAGGGCAGGATTGCCCAGTGCCCGAAGAAAGGATAGTCAGGGAATTTGCTTTTTGGGAAAGATTAACTATAATGATTTCGTTCGTCGTTTCCTGGGAGAGCGGGAAGGGGCGATTATAGAACTGGAAACCGGAAAGAAAGTGGGCACGCATCGCGGCTACTGGTTCCATACGATCGGACAGCGGAAAGGACT
This sequence is a window from Bacteroides thetaiotaomicron VPI-5482. Protein-coding genes within it:
- the mnmA gene encoding tRNA 2-thiouridine(34) synthase MnmA, whose amino-acid sequence is MNIAALLSGGVDSSVVVHLLCEQGYKPTLFYIKIGMDGAEYMDCSAEEDIEMSTAIARKYGLSLEVVDLHKEYWENVAAYAIDKIKKGLTPNPDVMCNKLIKFGCFEQQVGKNFDFTATGHYATTIRQDGKTWLGTAKDPVKDQTDFLAQIDYLQVSKLMFPIGGLMKQEVREIASRAGLPSARRKDSQGICFLGKINYNDFVRRFLGEREGAIIELETGKKVGTHRGYWFHTIGQRKGLGLSGGPWFVIKKDVEENIIYVSHGYGVETQFGSEFRINDFHFITENPWKDAGKEIDITFKIRHTPEFTKGKLVQEEGGQFRILSSEKLQGIAPGQFGVIYDEEAGICVGSGEITR